From Haliotis asinina isolate JCU_RB_2024 chromosome 8, JCU_Hal_asi_v2, whole genome shotgun sequence, a single genomic window includes:
- the LOC137294182 gene encoding cytochrome P450 1A1-like has protein sequence MSRASAKSSSHNRRTLIEVVTRIKQRLGTRHCFKMDSPSPPVQLMSTFFKSTEIQVGIITFMVFLLAVKAMNKMTSDLKPPPPGPWGFPFLGHLPLLGKDPYVTFMRMRERFGNIFKIQMGSWPAVVVNGKQAIREALLNSRDDYDGRPQFMSAKLLSNGQSLGFGKYDETWKLHRKLTNRVLTEFSNAKLNPIEDMVHEEVDIIVNDFMSMQGASFNPRNYVYLSVGSVIFQLCYGRQQNLRENKDFTEFILNSAAFTQFVSAGNPVDVMPWLRFLMPWKLNQFRTLIEASSNASQKKIQEHNSTFSSDNMRDITDRLLSVIEETPKLSQERILRTINDLFLAGFDTTASTIYWMLLLMAANPQVQRRVQIELDDVVGCGRRPSILDRGQLVYTAAVLHEVNRFVSLAPLSLPHLTTSDTSLGGYSINKNTVVFINLYSMSHDPEVWGDPHVFRPERFLDSSGEINKSLLEEFLPFSIGRRRCLGESLARNQLFLFFTGILQKCSIVQPPEVGEYSMGVISGLVRQGEPYQVQVQLRT, from the exons ATGTCCAGAGCAAGTGCTAAGAGTTCATCTCACAATCGACGCACACTGATCGAGGTAGTCACACGGATCAAACAACGACTCGGGACGAGGCACT gTTTCAAAATGGATTCCCCATCCCCTCCAGTTCAGCTGATGTCAACGTTTTTTAAGTCAACAGAAATCCAGGTTGGCATTATAACCTTCATGGTGTTTTTGCTGGCAGTCAAAGCAATGAACAAAATGACTTCTGACCTGAAACCTCCTCCCCCTGGTCCCTGGGGATTCCCCTTTTTGGGACATCTTCCCCTACTGGGAAAGGATCCCTACGTGACATTCATGAGGATGAGGGAAAGATTCGGGAACATCTTCAAAATCCAGATGGGCAGTTGGCCGGCCGTAGTTGTAAATGGCAAGCAGGCAATTAGGGAAGCTCTGTTGAACTCAAGAGATGACTACGATGGAAGACCACAGTTCATGTCTGCAAAGCTTTTATCCAATGGTCAAAGTTTAGGCTTCGGGAAGTACGACGAAACATGGAAGCTTCACAGAAAACTAACCAACAGAGTTCTGACTGAGTTCTCAAATGCCAAATTAAATCCCATAGAAGATATGGTCcatgaagaagttgacattaTCGTTAATGACTTTATGTCTATGCAGGGTGCTTCATTCAATCCCCGTAACTATGTCTATCTGTCCGTCGGTAGCGTCATTTTCCAACTTTGCTATGGGAGACAACAAAACCTGAGGGAGAACAAGGACTTCACTGAGTTCATATTAAACTCGGCTGCTTTCACACAATTCGTTAGTGCAGGAAACCCAGTTGATGTTATGCCATGGCTCCGCTTCCTCATGCCTTGGAAATTGAACCAGTTTCGAACCCTCATTGAAGCAAGTTCAAACGCAAGTCAAAAGAAAATCCAAGAACACAACAGTACCTTCTCTAGTGATAACATGCGAGATATCACTGACAGACTGTTATCCGTAATCGAGGAAACTCCTAAACTGTCACAGGAAAGGATTTTGAGGACGATCAATGACTTGTTTTTGGCAGGATTTGACACAACAGCTTCAACCATCTACTGGATGTTACTACTGATGGCCGCCAATCCACAAGTTCAGAGACGGGTCCAGATTGAGTTGGACGACGTAGTAGGCTGCGGAAGACGTCCCAGTATCTTGGACAGAGGTCAGCTGGTTTATACAGCTGCTGTGTTGCATGAGGTAAACAGGTTTGTCTCATTGGCACCTCTCAGTCTGCCTCACCTCACCACCTCTGATACCAGTCTCGGGGGCTACAGTATCAACAAAAACACCGTCGTCTTCATCAATCTATATTCCATGAGTCATGACCCGGAAGTATGGGGTGATCCACACGTCTTCCGACCTGAGCGTTTCCTTGATTCTTCCGGTGAGATCAACAAGTCCCTCTTAGAGGAGTTCCTCCCTTTCTCCATTGGTCGGCGGAGGTGTTTGGGGGAGTCTCTGGCTAGGAACCAACTATTTCTTTTCTTCACTGGAATCCTACAGAAATGTAGCATCGTGCAGCCGCCAGAAGTGGGGGAATACAGCATGGGCGTGATCAGTGGACTGGTGCGCCAAGGTGAGCCCTACCAAGTACAGGTGCAGCTCAGGACCTGA